ATAACAGCTGGTAAAAATCTCCACCTGGGTTTAGAACCTACAGATCAGGAGTTATACGTCAAACAGCTCTCTGTTGGTGGCTagtgcttgtatctttctcatttgtaagtcgctttggataaaagtgtctgctaagtgcataaatgtaaatgtaaatgtaatgtagtgcactagataaAGTGTACAAACCCTCACTTCAGTCCCTTTGAAGTGCACATATAGAGTGTGTACTGTACAGTTGAACTGACCTACAGTATAGTGCACTGCATAGGGTGTAGCAGAGATGGATTTGAACCCCATCTAATGCACTTATAATAGGAGGAGTGAGGGTATAAAGTCCTTAAAGCCTTTAGGATTAGGGCTTGTGTCCCAAACAACTCTATATAGATTATATAGTTCACTACATAGGAAGCAGAATCATTATCATTTCTTTAGATAGAAAACAGGCAACTAAGTCACAAAAGACTTTTTAGATGCACTTAATAGTACATCTAAATAACTTCCTATAGGACTATAGTGACCTAGCTGGGGTGCGAAATGTATTAGCTTATATAATATGAAGTGCACtgttagtttaaaaataaataaaggaatccATCCAACCATCGTCTATACCggttatccttttcagggtcacaaggaacctggagtctatcccagggagcatggggtacaaggcggggtacacccggGACAgtgtgccagtccatcacagggcacaatcacacactcacacacacattcatacactacggacactttggacacgccaatcagcctacaatgcatgtctttggactgagggaggaaatcggagtacccggagaaaacccccgcagcatggggagaccatgcaaactccgcacacacacacagggccacggtggtgcgaatcgaacccccgaccctggaagtgtgaggtgaacgtgctaaccactaaccacaTATGCATGTGGAGAAAAACATTTAAGTTCTTTGTAAGTTTGTATTTGTCTGAGGTAAATCATGTGTCATGTGATACACACAGTCTTACAGATGTTGCATTTGACTCCAAATGGGAATTCTTATATGAGACGAAGATTTGTAGTGAAAGATCCAACCTGGCAACCTTCAGCCTTCAAATCACACATCTGTTCCGAAGACTACACAATAAAAGTCTCCTGTTTTTAATTCATTCGTCATTTTTCTGAAACTGtgtgattttacaaatatattttaaaaatataatatttacaaaaactctcgaggatgtgtttttcttctctgtaAACTAATAATGTACTTTATTTCAGCTCTGAATATTGTCATGACATAAACATTTTGATgcacaaggagagagagagacacagagagagagacacagagagagacacagagagagagacagagagagagagacagagagagagagagcaatgaaACACAGCCAGTCATATCAGCAGTAAAACTGTGTGATCGATTGAAGAACTAATCACAGGAAAGCGTGTAGACATGATCAGTTCTCCTTAATGAGAGAGACCTCCTGCAGGTAGGTGATGAACAGCTTCGTTCCCTCGATGTAGTTATACCTGTAAAACACAATCAGGTCTCTGTATGATAATCATCTGAGGAATCATTCTGAACGTTCAGGAGTTAATCATAAACATGTAGAAACACCACCTTCTCTCATTTACGCCTCTTTACAAAGAGTTTCTGTTCTGTGTGTACTGACTACTGACTTTCTGTTCTGTGTGTACTGACTACTGACTTTCTGTTCTGTGTGTACTGACTACTGACTTTCTGTTCTGTGTGTACTGACTACTGACTTTCTGTTCTGTGTGTACTGACTACTGACTTTCTGTTCTGTGTGTACTGACTACTGACTTTCTGTTCTGTGTGTACTGACTACTGACTTTCTGTTCTGTGTGTACTGACCTGCTGATTTTCTCGTTCTGAGAGTGCAGGCCATCGTCGAAGCCTCCGATGGGCAGCATGATGATGTATTTCTCTGTCACGTCCTGGAAAGTGCGAGCGATGGGAATTGTCCCTCCCTCTCGGATCATCTCCGGTTCCACATGAAACACTGCAGCAGGACATTACGTATTTGTGATCAGTACTAGTGATGAGTCACTGCTGCCTCTGAGAACACTTCACTGTCACAACAAGAATGAATTAGACATGATGACgtggtgatgtaatgacgtgatgatgtaatgacgtgAAGACGTTATGACGTTATGACgtgatgatgtaatgacgtgATGATGTGATGACGTGAAGACGTTATGACGTTATGACgtgatgatgtaatgacgtgATGATGTGATGACGTGAAGACGTTATGGCGTTATGACgtgatgatgtaatgacgtgATGATGTGATGACGTGAAGACGTTATGGCGTTATGACgtgatgatgtaatgacgtgATGATGTGATGACGTGAAGACGTTATGGCGTTATGACgtgatgatgtaatgacgtgATGATGTGATGACGTGAAGACGTTATGGCGTTATGACgtgatgatgtaatgacgtgATGATGTGATGACGTGAAGACGTTATGGCGTTATGACgtgatgatgtaatgacgtgATGATGTGATGACGTGAAGACGTTATGACGTGATGACgtgatgatgtaatgacgtgATGATGTGATGACGTGAAGACGTTATGGCGTTATGACGTGATGATGTAATGACATGACGCTGACCTCTCTTCACTGCTCTCTTCCCGGCCTCGTACAGCGCGTGTTTGGGGTCGGCTATCCACGGCTTTGCTCCGATAATCATGTTGACCTTGAGCTTATTGGGACTCTTCCTCCGCTCAAACACGGCGTGCAGGTGATCCGTTACctgggacagacagacacagtgtAGGTGTGGAAATGAGTTCACTCAGCACTGCTTTACTTCAGCCAATCATCTCCGATGTACCAGCTCTacagaagtgtgtcatgtgATGTTCTTCATTTCTGCTGTGTACCTGTTTCTCCACCACTGCAGGCTCCATGTTGGGAACCTGGCGGATGGAGAACTTGGCCGTGACTTTAGCGGGGATGACGGTTTTGGTTCCGGGGCTGGAGAATGCGCCCTCGATGCCGTGGATGGACACGGTGGGGAAACGCCACAGATGAGCCAGAAGGTCGACCTGCATGATGATGAGATTACACACTGTGATTTCACCACATCACACCAGCAGCAGATTAACGTGACTTCCTCACTGATTTACACAATCACATCCTGATGTTTTAAAGGTTTGTGTCTTTCTCATGAGCAAAATTACactgtttttctattttatgtGCATATGTAAAATAGTGGGTGGAGTCAGTGCAAATGCAATACAAACAGGCTAATTTATCAGTGTGATTAACCTTCAGGAGCAGAGACGGTTAAATGCCTCGTTAAATTCTGACCTTATTGTCGTACATGAGTCGATCTACACCGATGGTGCTCTTGTAAGTCTCCAAGTTGAAGCCGACCTGCTCGTATagcttcctctcctcctctgtgAAGTTTGTGACTGCGTCTGCAACACCGGGGATCAGGATCTGACCGCTCGCACTGATCAGCGTGTCTGAGACAGAAACGTCACCATTACactaaatctgtgtgtgtgtgtgtgtgttttctcacatCATTGATGCTGATTATTCATGTAGCAGAGGATGAGCTGATGAACAGAACAATAATAAAAGCAGGTCTGGTTTTTAGTAAAAAGCAGGAAGCACCTAGAATTCCGATCAGGTCGGTCATGGGTTCGATCACGGCTCCTCCGTCCACTCCGGAGTGTAAATCCTGCTTCGGCCCCTccacctgaaaaacacacaacacaacacacaactttTACACACTAAACCAGGTCACTTTCAgtcagaccgtctgatgcaaaaagaagccTTAAAGaatcccaaaatttcatcacaggatctgcagtaagtcttgcaactctTGGGGTTAAAGTTCATGCTTCTACAGTCAGAAAGCgattgcacagatttgacctgcGTGGGAGGCGCCTCAGGAAAAAGCcgggccttttggaataatgtgctctggacagacgaatcaaagatagagttgtttggtcacagtaacagcagacatgtttggcgcagaccaaagacagtttttcaggagaaacacctcataccgactgtgaagcacggtggaggAAATGTTATGGCTTGGGATtacttcgctgcctcagggactgcacagcttgcattcactgattcaactatgaattctgcatcacatcaaagcgtgcttgaagataatgtgaggccgtcTGTCCAAAAGGTGAAGATGAACTGAAAGTGaatctttcaacaggataatgatcctgaacacacgagcaaatccaccaaggaacggctcaaaaagaagaaatggagggttatggaatggcctagttatggaaagcctggatttgaatcccactgaaatgttgtgggggatcTGAAacaggcagaacatgcaagaaaaccctcaaacatcttacaactgaaagaatatttcacagaagagtggtcaaaaattccagtaaACCTGGTGGACAagtatgcaaaacacctacaagacgttatttctgctaaagggggcaatactagcttctcaggccaagggtgtacttactttttcccccagaagaatatcacatttattgatatttctgttgaataaatgattgaaaaagcaaatttccttgtggttttgttcaagtatatcaacatCATTAATAGGAGCTGTTTCAAAGACGATCAAATGTCTCCTCGtgcaaatatgtcaaaaaagccaacaatttccatggggtgtacttactttttcacatgattgtatTTAAttatcttgatttttttttggatatacAATAACGACAGGAACGGAAAGGGAGGCCTATCTGACTTGTGTTTTTGATTACAGCAGATGAAGGTAAGCAGTGAATTTGTCGACACCTGAGCGGAGAAGTAGCAGTTCCCCCGCGTGCCGTAGGTGAGAGCAGGACGAGTGCTCTTCCAGATGCAGTCGGAAATAATGATATAATCCACATCAGAGAAAAACTTGTCTTTCTGAGCCTCCACTAGAGCGTCCAGCCCGTTAGAACCCGTCTCCTCCATCCCCTCAATCAGGAACTTCACATTCACCGGCAGCTCCTGGACACGACgacaacaaccacaacaacaacaacaacaacaacaacaacaataataacgataataaaacagaaggtgtgtgtgtgtgtgtgtgtgtgtgcacaaatgCTCACAATGTCCAGAGCTTTATACGCCTCCACTGCATGAATCCAGGCCAGAACTGGACCTTTATTATCCGATGCTCCTCTGCCGTACAGGTTTCCTGCAGGGGAAACATTCAACTTTAATAAcatgtctgtaacacacacacattcaacattaataacatgtctgtaacacacacacacattcaacattaataacatgtctataacacacacacacattcaacattaataacatgtctgtaacacacacacattcaacattaataacatgtctgtaacacacacacacattcagcatTAATAAcatgtctgtaacacacacacattcaacattaataacatgtctataacacacacacattcaacattaataacatgtctataacacacacacattcaacattaataacatgtctataacacacacattcaacattaataacatgtctataacacacacattcaacattaataacatgtctataacacacacacattcaacattaataacatgtctgtaacacacacacattcaacattaataacatgtctgtaacacacacacacattcaacattaataacatgtctataacacacacattcaacattaataacatgtctgtaacacacacattcaacattaataacatgtctgtaacacacacattcaacattaataacatgtctataacacacacacattcaacattaataacatgtctataacacacacacattcaacattaataacatgtctataacacacacattcaacattaataacatgtctgtaacacacacattcaacattaataacatgtctgtaacacacacattcaacattaataacatgtctgtaacacacacacattcaacattaataacatgtctgtaacacacacattcaacattaataacatgtctgtaacacacacattcaacattaataacatgtctgtaacacacacacattcaacattaataacatgtctgtaacacacacacacattcaacattaataacatgtctataacacacacacattcaacattaataacatgtctataacacacacacattcaacattAATAACATGTCTATAACACACATTCAACATTAATAACATGTCTATAACACACAGCTCAGGCAGGGTTCAGGAATTAACACAATTAACTGTGAGATTAGACTACTGATCTTTCTGTTTACAGATTAAAGGTGCGATAAGCAATCTGTTTGCTGATGTAGTGTTATAAATaatctgtatacacacacacacacgtcactcACTCATGACCACAGGAAGATTACAATATGAAATGAACCTTTAATCTCGGTGAGGTTGTAGGGGTCTGTGGCCCACCCGTCCTCTCTCCTGGCCGGCTGGATGTCCACGTGtccgtacacacacaccgtgtgtTTATTCACATCATCACCGAACTCCGCCGTCACCACTTTAGGTAACGGAATGATGCTGCCGTCGGCCAGCTGCCGCgcaggatggagagagagtgacatGTTAATACAGtagtaataaacacacacacacacacgtgtaaatTTTAACTGCTCTGTGTCACTGCATCGTGACCCTCTGAGTTCCGACGTCCATCACGTCCACGTTCCCCTTCATCATGCGCAACTTCTCCTCCACCACGCCCATCATACGCTGTAGCTCCGCCCTCTTAGTGACGTCACTGGAATCACTTTCTATAGACACCCAGTCTCTCAgggtctcaaacacacacacacacacatcatatgcAAATAACTAACAAGCCACACCTACTAATGTCTCTCTAGCTATCTATTCTATAGagaattgtttttgtctgtctgtttatataCCTGTCTCCCTGCCCACCTGTCTCCCTGCCCACCTGTCTCCCTGCCCACCTGTCTCCAGTGTTattacagtgttagtgttgttagtgttgttatagtgttacagtgttgttacagtgttgttacagtggtgttacagtgttgttacagtgttgttacagtggtgttacagtgttgttacagtggtgttatagtgttacagtgttgttacagtgttgttacagtgttgttacagtggtgttacagtgttgttacagtgttgttacagtgttgttacagtggtgttacagtggtgttacagtggtgttatagtgttacagtgttgttacagtgttgttacagtgttgttacagtggtgttacagtggtgttacagtgttgttacagtgttgttacagtgttgttacagtggtgttatagtgttacagtgttgttacagtggtgttacagtgttgttacagtgttgttacagtggtgttacagtgttgttacagtgttgttacagtgttgttacagtggtgttacagtgttgttacagtggtgttacagtggtgttacagtggtgttacagtgttgttacagggttgttacagtgttgttacagtgttgttacagtggtgttacagtgttacagtgttgttacagtgttgttacagcggtgttacagtgttagtgttgttacagtggtgttacagtggtgttacagtgttgttacagtggtgttacagtgttgttacagtggtgttacagtgttacagtgttgttacagtggtgttacagtgttgttacagtgttgttacagtggtgttacagtgttgttacagtggtgttacagtgttagtgttgttacagtggtgttacagtgttgttacagtggtgttacagtgttgttacagtggtgttacagtgttgttacagtgttgttacagtgttgttacagtggtgttacagtgttgttacagtggtgttacagtggtgttacagtggtgttacagtgttgttacagggttgttacagtgttgttacagtgttgttacagtggtgttacagtgttacagtggtgttacagtgttacagtgttgttacagtgttgttacagtggtgttacagtgttacagtgttgttacagtggtgttacagtggtgttacagtgttgttacagtggtgttacagtgttgttacagtggtgttacagtgttacagtgttgttacagtggtgttacagtggtgttacagtggtgttacagtgttgttacagtggtgttacagtgttgttacagtggtgttacagtgttgttacagtggtgttacagtgttgttacagtggtgttacagtgttagtgttgttacagtggtgttacagtggtgttacagtgttacagtgttgttacagtggtgttacagtgttgttacagtggtgttacagtgttgttacagtggtgttacagtgttgttacagtgttacagtgttgttacagtggtgttacagtgttgttacagtggtgttacagtgttgttacagtggtgttacagtggtgttacagtgttacagtgttgttacagtggtgttacagtggtgttacagtgttgttacagtgttgttacagtggtgttacagtggtgttacagtgttgttacagtgttacagtgttgttacagtggtgttacagtgttgttacagtgttgttacagtgttgttacagtggtgttagTGTTATTACCTGTACATACTCCTCCTGGTGTTTATCCACGTAGTCCATCAGCTCTTTAAATTTGAATGAGTTAACTCTCACTCCTAACGCCAccaacaccacaacacacacacacacacacctcatctgCAGAGAGAACACACATTTCACACCCAGAGTTTAATAACATTATACAGCACATCAATTAACCAATTATCCAATTAATCCGTCACATTAACTGATTAATCAATCCAATCATTCATCTTGATCAGTTCATTATTCATCAGAAACTCGGCTCGTTTTCTCCCACAAACACCACATTACTGTTTACGTTCCTGGATTCAGAAATAAAACCAATCATTCAGTTATGATAAAGGAAACGGCCGTGTATAAACGGTGAGCgggctgtctgtctgtctgtctgtctgtctgtctgtctgtctgtgcagagCTGTAAACCGTAAACAAACACCTCATCTGATGGAGGATTGAGCgcttgcttattattattaatattatatattattaaaatatttatattgacGTATTTAAGAGAGTGAAATGAGACCGAGCCGTCAGGAACATCACCACGAGGAAGCGGAATAAACTTAACAATAACGTACCGTGTTCAGCAGTGGCAGATCGGAGCTCTGGTGagggtctcacacacacacacacacacgccaacaTACACTCGAGTCCTGAACAACTCAGTGTTAAATACTCACAGCATGGACTCGGGGCAATAGTCACGAGGTCAAAATCAGAACAGGACCTATACCGAgtctcagcacacacacacacacacacacacacacacacacacacacacacacacacacactgagtctcAACATGGGGGAAAAGAGTGCAGAATCAGCCACAttccaaacaaacacacacacacatgcacaaatagAGTAAAGGTCGCAGCATACAcagggatttgtgtgtgtgtgtgtgtgtgtgtgtgtgtgtgtgtgtgtgtgtttcagtagaAATATATGCATCAGtctttaaattttaatgtaaatttcACACACTGAAGGAGAAACAGTTCCCAAGAACAGCAACATGAACCACAAAGCAGCAGGAAGCATGAGAGTGAAAACCTCCACAAACATCAGATGAGGAATAAAACGTTTAAGAAGAAGACCCATGAGGAACCCGAGCAGAACCACGCAGACGTCCGCCTCCTCACCGTGCACTAATACAGCCACGAGCACAGAACAGCACTACTCTGAACATCTGCACTCATCAAGTCACAGCTGTAACAGCAGACATTTGCTCCTAAAACATTCCAAACACTTCTGTGTTCAGTCCAGTCTCCTTTATGTTCCACAAACATCACACCTTCTGTGGTGCTCTTTAACAGTTGTAGAAAAAGTGTCTTCTACACAAAGAGATCATCTATAAATCGTGTGGATTTGAAACACGTGACGCAGATGTTTGCATCAAGAGGATAAATAACAACAAGCGCACACGTCACATGCAGAACGCTGGATTCTCCACGTCACGCCAAAACACTCATCAGCTACAGAAACGTGAACAAAAAGCTCAACAGAAATGGACACACACTTCCAGAAAGTGCTACAACAGAGAGACATACCGAAAAATGACTAGAGAAGAAGCGAGAGAACCAAACAGTGGCATAAAGTTCTGAAAGTTCTGAATAAATGGACAGAAGTGTCATAAAGAGGCTCCATAAAGAAATTCATCAAGAATATTCTCCTCCACAAGAGGGCGCTATTAGTTTACAGCAGGATGTGAAGACTTGaattttaagacctgaattTGTGAGGTTGAACAATAATGTGTTGACATGTTACCTGACGAATAATGAAGATGGAACCGTATTTTGggaaggtgaatgtgtgtgtattaaattctgttttcaatcaaaatatacaaacccagAGGATTTCAGAGGAAACTGATTCAAGCACTGTTACTGCTGtgattttattcagtttatgtaattcaccatgccattttgccttgaggGCATTTGGTACTGTTATGCTTCCATACACACAGCTGCTGGGATTATCTTCTGcattgattttttgttttggcTCTCAGATGAAAatgttctgatgtttgtttgtgatgaagttgtttgtttatctgtcaCTCTTTAACTGGAACCTCGCTGAGCTCCTCACGCTGAAACACTTTCACAGCCACCAGATAACCACAGATTTCTTAATGACCTGAAGTGTGGTGGCCAAGGACTTCTGCAGAACTCTACATTACAGtttaatgaacaaaaacagGTCAATCacgtggaaaaagtaagtacacccctacatttatcacaccttcaaatccataacattagaatcaggtgttgaagatctGGTTCCAGGGATTAGAACCTGCtgagggagtgcaggtggaaccagtcttatttatacccctctcatatctagtgtctggtgttccctttgctattgaggtgtgtggtgtcgtcacgccaagatctaaagagttctgtaagaccttcaggaaaaggttgtggatgtgtatgagtctggcgagggatttaaaaagatctccagattatttgaaatacatcattccactgtaaagaaaatcatctacaaatggcgcagatttcaaacaactgccgattagtccaggactgaccgtccaagcaaattcagcccaagatcagactgtctgatgcaaaagaagtctccaagaacccaaaATTGATAtttcagttaaacaaatgattgaaaaagtgaatttccttgtgtgttttttttaaagtagatcAATGtcattaatatacatatatatatatatatatatatatatatatatatatatacacacacacactcacacacacacacacacacacacacccacacccccacacacacacggagaaaGAGGTCATAAAGAGTTTGTCGTATGGAACTCGCCCACTGTGGACTGGCGTAGCTGAGACTTTTATAATGGCGTTTATGTGACCTACATGGTGAACACGGCTCTTCCTCGCCCGAGTGCACTACAGAGTGCTGATGGCTTTTCGCTGTAGTGAGCAGGGGAACATCTGGAACTCACTCATAGCAGTTCGAGAACCCTGCAGGTCAGAATCAACACCTCTCTGATCTAGTGTACTCCGTCCTAGTGCACTACATACAAGTAGTGCGTCTGATTCTACAGTGTAGG
This genomic interval from Ictalurus punctatus breed USDA103 chromosome 23, Coco_2.0, whole genome shotgun sequence contains the following:
- the cndp1 gene encoding beta-Ala-His dipeptidase, with amino-acid sequence MRCVCVCVVVLVALGVRVNSFKFKELMDYVDKHQEEYVQTLRDWVSIESDSSDVTKRAELQRMMGVVEEKLRMMKGNVDVMDVGTQRLADGSIIPLPKVVTAEFGDDVNKHTVCVYGHVDIQPARREDGWATDPYNLTEIKGNLYGRGASDNKGPVLAWIHAVEAYKALDIELPVNVKFLIEGMEETGSNGLDALVEAQKDKFFSDVDYIIISDCIWKSTRPALTYGTRGNCYFSAQVEGPKQDLHSGVDGGAVIEPMTDLIGILDTLISASGQILIPGVADAVTNFTEEERKLYEQVGFNLETYKSTIGVDRLMYDNKVDLLAHLWRFPTVSIHGIEGAFSSPGTKTVIPAKVTAKFSIRQVPNMEPAVVEKQVTDHLHAVFERRKSPNKLKVNMIIGAKPWIADPKHALYEAGKRAVKRVFHVEPEMIREGGTIPIARTFQDVTEKYIIMLPIGGFDDGLHSQNEKISRYNYIEGTKLFITYLQEVSLIKEN